One region of Candidatus Bathyarchaeia archaeon genomic DNA includes:
- a CDS encoding Ni/Fe hydrogenase subunit alpha has protein sequence MKEISIDPITRLEGHGRIQIFLNDQGDVANAYLQIPELRGFERFCVGRKAEDLPLITPRICGVCPVAHHMASTKTLDAAFHVDPPPAAKKLRELMYSGYYVYDHTLHFYFLGGPDFVVGPTAPAAERNILGVINKVGLDVAKEVIKHRAFGQKITAMIGGKATHPVCGLPGGMSKPLSEEERQQIEKMGESSVKFAQFTLQVFNDVVLKNKQYVDVILSDAYKHRTYYMGQVDQNNKVNFYDGKIRVVNPEGREFAKWAPADYLSNVEEHVEPWTYVKLPYLKRIGWKGLVDGPGSGIYRVGPLGRLNASEGMATPLAQEEFKRMYETLGGKPVHSTLAFHWARLVELLYAAERTLELSRDKEVTSKDIRGKPGEPGEGVGIVEAPRGTLIHHYTLDDEGLVKKVNLIVATVNNAPAICMSIRDAAKGLIKGGVVNDGLLNMVEMAFRAYDPCFGCATHYAVGQMPLEVKIYDHDKNLLKTIQR, from the coding sequence GTGAAGGAGATAAGTATTGACCCCATTACTAGGCTTGAGGGGCACGGAAGGATTCAGATCTTCTTGAATGACCAAGGAGACGTAGCAAATGCTTACCTGCAGATACCAGAGTTACGAGGCTTTGAGCGGTTCTGCGTAGGTAGAAAAGCCGAGGATTTGCCGCTTATTACGCCTCGCATATGTGGCGTCTGCCCAGTTGCCCATCACATGGCTTCTACCAAGACCCTAGATGCAGCTTTTCATGTTGACCCGCCTCCAGCAGCAAAGAAACTGCGGGAGCTCATGTACAGTGGCTACTACGTCTATGACCACACGTTGCACTTCTATTTCTTGGGTGGGCCTGACTTCGTGGTGGGTCCAACTGCTCCTGCTGCAGAACGAAACATTCTCGGCGTGATAAACAAAGTCGGCTTGGACGTTGCTAAAGAAGTGATTAAGCATAGAGCGTTTGGACAGAAGATTACTGCAATGATCGGTGGCAAGGCTACCCATCCTGTCTGTGGGTTGCCAGGCGGCATGTCAAAACCGTTGTCGGAGGAAGAGCGCCAACAGATTGAGAAGATGGGTGAATCCTCCGTTAAGTTTGCCCAGTTCACTTTGCAGGTGTTTAACGATGTTGTTTTGAAGAATAAGCAGTATGTCGATGTCATACTCAGCGACGCGTACAAGCATCGCACTTACTATATGGGTCAAGTGGACCAGAACAATAAGGTGAATTTTTACGACGGCAAGATTCGGGTAGTTAACCCGGAGGGCAGAGAATTCGCTAAGTGGGCGCCAGCTGACTACTTGAGTAATGTTGAAGAGCATGTGGAACCGTGGACTTACGTTAAACTGCCCTATCTCAAGAGAATCGGGTGGAAAGGCTTGGTTGACGGACCGGGCAGCGGCATCTACAGGGTTGGACCACTCGGACGATTGAACGCTTCAGAAGGCATGGCAACACCGCTTGCGCAGGAAGAATTCAAACGCATGTACGAAACCTTAGGCGGCAAACCAGTTCACTCAACACTTGCATTCCACTGGGCGCGGCTCGTAGAGCTCCTGTACGCGGCTGAACGAACACTGGAATTAAGCCGAGACAAAGAAGTGACAAGCAAAGACATACGCGGCAAGCCTGGGGAACCCGGCGAGGGCGTCGGCATAGTTGAGGCTCCACGCGGAACCTTGATTCACCACTACACGCTCGATGATGAAGGCTTAGTTAAGAAGGTAAACTTGATAGTTGCAACGGTTAACAATGCTCCAGCCATTTGCATGTCGATTAGAGACGCGGCGAAAGGCTTGATCAAAGGCGGCGTAGTCAACGACGGCTTGCTCAACATGGTGGAGATGGCTTTCAGAGCATATGACCCATGCTTCGGATGTGCCACACACTACGCAGTTGGACAGATGCCACTAGAAGTCAAAATCTACGACCACGACAAAAACCTGCTCAAAACAATACAAAGGTAA
- a CDS encoding sodium-translocating pyrophosphatase has product MDLTWLALSIGVLAMLVVVYLSWSILKEPRGPRQLEKYADFIEEGAKAFIKRQYTTIGIFAAVSLIPITVIFRDLRVGVAFAFGAFLSLLAAYIGLRVAVKANIRTANAARTSSAKAFTIAFRGGAVMGLSVVGLSLIGVSLLFQFYQDPALIVGFGFGASLAALFAQLGGGIFTKGADIGADLVGKIEQRIPEDDPRNPAVIADLVGDNVGDCAGRGSDLFESISDDYITAMILGATLLIPLGYGINAFMFPLMLGATGVIATIVGVFVIRGYKKTKPIMSFNVGLLTSSAVSIIGAFLASTILLNNLTIFYAAVSGLAASLAVGIAVQYYIGINSKPVKNVAESSERGAAINILTGLSYALQSPILPFISVLTAILFSYFITDGSMPPLYGIVAANIGTDLAIGIIMSSDAFGPISDNALGISEMAQSRPSDGGSLEELDTTGNTTKAYTKAFATASGTVSTVVIFLAYAENVRLYEMSLGLLNPIIIVGLLLGAMLPFLFSSLAIGATGKTAYLMVDEVRRQLRENPSIIEGKAKPDYARCVDIGTKNALKQMIAPGLLAVASPIIVGFAFGSWGKYALGAMLLGALATSALLSPFFTFGGGIWDNAKKLIEQKFWMKGTPTHAAAVTGDTVGDPLKDVAGPSLNIFMKLTNMTALLIVPVLLTLYP; this is encoded by the coding sequence TTGGACCTCACATGGCTTGCGTTGTCAATCGGAGTCCTTGCCATGTTGGTCGTGGTTTACTTATCATGGTCCATACTGAAGGAACCGCGTGGACCACGACAACTCGAAAAATACGCTGACTTTATCGAAGAAGGCGCTAAAGCCTTCATAAAACGGCAATACACAACTATAGGAATTTTCGCCGCTGTCTCGCTCATTCCCATCACGGTTATTTTCAGAGACTTGAGAGTGGGAGTTGCATTTGCCTTTGGGGCGTTCCTGTCCTTGTTGGCGGCATACATTGGTCTGCGCGTAGCCGTCAAAGCTAACATTAGAACCGCCAACGCTGCCAGAACATCATCTGCAAAGGCTTTTACTATTGCTTTTCGAGGAGGGGCGGTGATGGGTCTCTCAGTTGTGGGACTTAGCCTCATAGGTGTCAGCCTCCTTTTCCAGTTCTATCAAGACCCAGCGTTGATCGTGGGCTTTGGGTTCGGCGCCAGCCTTGCCGCCCTATTCGCGCAGTTGGGCGGAGGCATATTCACCAAAGGCGCTGACATAGGCGCTGATCTAGTTGGCAAGATTGAGCAGCGGATTCCCGAAGATGACCCGCGCAACCCAGCGGTAATTGCGGATCTTGTGGGAGATAATGTGGGTGACTGTGCGGGTCGAGGCAGCGATCTGTTCGAATCCATAAGTGACGACTACATAACAGCCATGATTTTGGGAGCAACTTTGCTCATACCATTAGGTTACGGCATTAACGCCTTCATGTTTCCGCTCATGCTCGGAGCCACAGGCGTAATAGCCACAATAGTCGGAGTGTTCGTCATAAGAGGATACAAGAAAACAAAGCCCATCATGTCATTCAACGTGGGCCTGCTAACTTCGTCGGCTGTAAGTATAATTGGCGCATTCCTCGCATCAACAATCCTCCTAAACAACCTAACCATATTCTATGCTGCTGTAAGCGGACTGGCAGCCAGCCTTGCAGTGGGAATAGCAGTGCAGTATTACATAGGCATAAACAGCAAACCAGTCAAGAACGTAGCTGAATCTTCGGAACGGGGAGCAGCCATTAACATTTTAACTGGCTTATCCTACGCGCTTCAAAGCCCCATCCTGCCCTTCATATCAGTCTTGACAGCCATCTTGTTCTCGTATTTCATAACAGACGGCTCAATGCCTCCACTCTACGGCATAGTAGCCGCCAACATAGGCACTGACCTAGCCATAGGCATAATCATGTCCAGCGACGCCTTCGGTCCAATAAGCGACAACGCACTGGGCATATCAGAAATGGCTCAGTCACGTCCATCGGACGGCGGCTCACTCGAAGAACTGGACACCACTGGAAACACAACCAAAGCGTACACTAAAGCGTTTGCCACGGCGTCAGGCACGGTTTCAACAGTGGTCATATTCCTTGCATACGCCGAGAACGTCAGACTTTATGAAATGAGCCTAGGACTCCTAAACCCTATCATAATCGTTGGACTTCTACTCGGCGCGATGCTTCCGTTCCTGTTCTCTTCGCTAGCCATCGGAGCCACTGGGAAAACAGCTTACCTAATGGTGGATGAAGTCAGACGACAACTTCGCGAAAACCCAAGCATCATTGAAGGAAAAGCTAAGCCCGACTACGCTCGATGCGTGGATATAGGTACAAAAAACGCTTTGAAACAGATGATTGCGCCTGGACTGCTGGCAGTCGCCTCCCCAATAATAGTAGGGTTCGCGTTTGGATCGTGGGGAAAATACGCTTTGGGCGCCATGCTGCTCGGCGCATTGGCCACTTCTGCTCTGCTGTCTCCGTTCTTCACCTTTGGCGGAGGCATTTGGGACAACGCCAAGAAACTGATCGAACAGAAATTCTGGATGAAGGGCACGCCGACACACGCAGCCGCTGTGACAGGAGACACAGTCGGTGACCCGTTAAAAGACGTTGCAGGTCCATCGCTCAACATATTCATGAAGCTGACAAACATGACAGCGCTGCTAATCGTGCCAGTGCTGCTTACGCTGTACCCGTAA
- a CDS encoding NAD(P)-dependent glycerol-1-phosphate dehydrogenase, with translation MVLNLHRMQLPREVVVGNGTLDQIGPICKRLGFSKSAMIVMGPKTMEVAGRKVMDMLKDAGLKIDHLVVTSCNIKDIVFVEDKIEELKPQVVLGIGGGTKIDVAKISASHKETPFISVPTTASHDGIASPLVSLKGLDKPYSLMAQSPMAIVADTNIIINSSYRFTASGCADVISKLTSVRDWRLAHEVKDEYYGEYAADLASMSARLMIKNARLLKTNMEEGLRVLLEALISCGVAMSIAGSSRPCSGSEHLFGHALDQVAPKPALHGEQCGVGTIMMARLHNINWRQVRDTLKRVEAPTTAEELGVEPDHIVESLIRAAEIRPDRYTILDERTLTPETAKSLAKTTGVI, from the coding sequence ATGGTCCTAAACCTACACCGCATGCAGTTGCCCCGCGAAGTCGTCGTTGGAAACGGCACACTCGACCAGATTGGCCCAATATGTAAGCGGCTGGGCTTCTCCAAATCCGCCATGATCGTTATGGGTCCAAAAACCATGGAAGTTGCTGGACGCAAAGTCATGGACATGCTTAAGGACGCAGGACTAAAAATCGACCATCTCGTGGTCACCTCCTGCAACATCAAAGACATTGTCTTTGTCGAAGACAAGATTGAAGAGTTAAAACCTCAAGTGGTTCTGGGCATAGGCGGCGGCACAAAAATCGACGTGGCAAAAATCAGCGCGTCACACAAGGAAACTCCATTCATAAGCGTGCCCACAACAGCCTCGCATGACGGCATCGCTAGTCCGCTTGTGTCGCTGAAAGGACTGGATAAACCGTATTCGTTGATGGCGCAGTCGCCCATGGCTATCGTAGCCGACACAAACATCATCATCAACTCATCTTATCGCTTTACGGCGAGCGGATGCGCCGACGTCATATCAAAACTCACATCAGTACGCGACTGGAGACTTGCCCACGAAGTCAAAGATGAGTATTATGGCGAGTACGCCGCTGACCTCGCCTCGATGAGTGCTCGACTCATGATCAAGAACGCTCGCCTACTGAAAACCAACATGGAAGAAGGTTTGCGTGTACTGCTTGAGGCGTTGATCAGCTGCGGCGTAGCCATGAGCATAGCTGGCAGCAGTCGTCCCTGCAGCGGTTCAGAGCATTTGTTCGGTCACGCGCTGGATCAAGTGGCGCCTAAACCTGCTCTGCACGGTGAACAGTGTGGTGTGGGCACGATTATGATGGCGCGGCTGCACAACATCAACTGGAGACAGGTAAGAGACACGTTGAAGCGTGTGGAGGCGCCCACAACCGCAGAGGAATTAGGTGTTGAACCCGACCACATTGTGGAATCCTTGATTCGTGCGGCTGAAATTCGTCCTGATCGTTACACTATTCTTGATGAACGCACTTTGACACCTGAAACTGCTAAGAGCTTAGCCAAGACAACGGGCGTGATTTGA
- a CDS encoding beta-propeller domain-containing protein encodes MNDTKIHALMVASIIMSLAVIAAVVPDYPIQSEARLNSFTSYEELRDFVAASTQYQSQYYLEGSRQQWNFFGSTTMQAKSEDSSMLPQYSTTNVQVAGVDEADIVKTDGTYIYVISNQSIVILKAYPPENIEILSRIRSNGGIRGIFINDDKLAMFEDTSYYNEYRTMIEPGFYYPYTQKTTIKVYDIGDRANPTLTRNISVEGSYLNSRMIGNYVYVLANQPIYITENEVTVPTITYPDRTEEIPATEIYYSNVTDSFSNYLNVFAVNILNDQQEPTHKTFLLGWASTMYVSPGNIYVTYSSYQNQGEATKIHRIRIDEGEIDYQASGEVPGYVLNQFSMDEHNGYFRIATTEGQVWARGESASRNNVYILDMELDTVGALEDLAPGETIYSARFMGNRCYLVTFKKIDPLFVIDLSNPTSPQVLGQLKITGYSDYLHPYDETHIIGIGKETIEGEGGNFAWYQGIKISLFDVSDVSTPREVAKYEIGDRGTDSPILRDHKAFLFDREKNLLVIPVTVAEIDPSKYPGELPPWAYGDFVWDGAYVFNISLEQGLELKGTITHLSDNSDLLKSGYYYQSPYSIQRSLYIDNVLYTVSEMKIEMNSLTDLSPIGEIALGA; translated from the coding sequence ATGAATGACACTAAGATTCATGCTTTGATGGTTGCGTCAATTATCATGTCTTTGGCAGTTATTGCAGCAGTTGTTCCAGACTATCCTATCCAATCTGAAGCTCGGCTGAACTCGTTCACTTCTTATGAGGAGCTCAGAGACTTTGTCGCTGCAAGCACGCAGTATCAGAGCCAATATTACCTTGAAGGTTCGAGGCAACAGTGGAATTTCTTCGGTTCGACAACAATGCAAGCGAAAAGCGAGGACTCATCCATGCTTCCTCAATACTCAACAACGAATGTTCAAGTTGCAGGCGTGGACGAAGCCGACATAGTCAAGACTGATGGCACATACATTTACGTCATCTCAAACCAAAGCATAGTCATATTGAAGGCTTACCCGCCTGAAAACATCGAAATCCTCTCCCGCATCAGGTCTAACGGTGGCATAAGAGGCATCTTCATAAACGATGACAAACTCGCCATGTTCGAAGACACAAGCTACTACAACGAGTACAGAACAATGATTGAGCCCGGCTTCTACTACCCATACACACAGAAGACTACGATTAAAGTCTACGACATAGGCGACAGGGCAAATCCAACGTTGACCCGAAACATCTCAGTAGAAGGCAGCTACCTCAACAGCCGCATGATAGGCAACTACGTCTACGTCTTGGCCAACCAACCAATCTACATAACAGAAAACGAAGTCACGGTCCCAACAATAACTTACCCAGACCGAACCGAAGAAATCCCCGCAACTGAGATCTACTACTCAAACGTCACAGACAGCTTCAGCAACTACCTCAACGTGTTCGCCGTGAACATTCTCAACGATCAGCAAGAACCCACGCACAAGACTTTCCTGCTGGGATGGGCAAGCACCATGTACGTTTCCCCGGGCAACATCTACGTAACCTACTCCTCCTACCAAAACCAGGGTGAAGCCACAAAAATCCATCGAATACGCATAGACGAAGGAGAAATAGACTACCAAGCAAGCGGCGAGGTGCCCGGCTACGTGCTCAACCAGTTCAGCATGGACGAACACAACGGCTACTTCCGAATAGCCACCACAGAAGGCCAAGTATGGGCAAGAGGCGAATCCGCATCACGAAACAACGTGTACATCCTAGACATGGAACTAGACACGGTTGGAGCGCTTGAAGACTTGGCGCCGGGCGAAACCATCTACTCCGCCCGCTTCATGGGCAACCGATGCTACCTAGTCACCTTCAAGAAAATTGACCCACTCTTCGTCATAGACCTCAGCAACCCAACCAGCCCACAAGTTCTCGGTCAACTCAAAATCACCGGCTACTCCGACTACCTGCACCCCTACGACGAAACCCACATAATAGGCATAGGCAAAGAAACCATTGAAGGCGAAGGCGGCAACTTCGCATGGTACCAAGGAATAAAAATCAGCCTCTTCGACGTCAGTGATGTTTCAACGCCGAGAGAAGTCGCCAAATACGAAATAGGAGACAGAGGCACAGACTCGCCAATTCTGCGAGACCACAAAGCCTTCCTATTCGACAGAGAGAAAAACCTGCTCGTCATACCCGTCACTGTGGCAGAAATCGACCCGTCAAAGTACCCCGGCGAACTTCCACCATGGGCTTACGGCGACTTCGTGTGGGACGGAGCCTACGTCTTCAACATCTCCCTCGAACAAGGACTAGAACTCAAAGGCACAATAACCCACCTGAGCGACAACTCGGATCTACTCAAAAGCGGATACTATTATCAGTCGCCCTACTCAATACAGCGCTCACTTTACATAGACAACGTCCTCTACACAGTTTCAGAGATGAAAATCGAAATGAACTCCCTAACTGACCTCAGCCCAATCGGCGAAATAGCCTTAGGCGCATAA
- a CDS encoding helicase C-terminal domain-containing protein codes for MGNNQNLNLSLQSVLERYQKVEHREYQVACIKGAVESINNGADVVIDLPTGAGKTLVYAPIVADVSDNGRSALVLTATKQAQRRVNSEIRQFQRKSQPVLIYGIQEYDCPVLDSKAQNWCCGELKEELCKPKGVDCAVIQSEKNYKTSNLVVTNFSKFLLASANRKYDIIVLDDSHSFENTKEQAYQIIIHYAPVRIFYEEGIQQPSLSVMVQGFLNLFSEIFERCVNPEDKEGIITIEYIKRLAELVNSKNEEQLKQEIMRLSEPKRSMCWSIYYFIRRCKESSKYQFYVRKDFYDPQDWDSSELISRRDDIVEYIIRNRFNDSRVIFVTATPGDVNLHANSCTLRDYDSIRLEIAPPKDSHYPEIDNWFRKLAIIIVDNIGDTRQQSYFEKAIGLTTDILENRKERALVLFKNYRDQRSAYNILSKKFPSDKLFFIDVSLQDSDVIEEIASKKKISLASASSTLWEGINIKKLGLAIIISPPFIRPHVGHALNYPYFERRMLIRLQQGIGRIIRSPADFGVAVLTDNRFKRYINRRMFNQKLRERVEFLKSDKVVSRINDLFSQWGAS; via the coding sequence TTGGGCAATAATCAAAATCTTAACCTTAGCCTACAGTCGGTTCTTGAACGGTATCAGAAAGTGGAGCATCGGGAGTATCAAGTAGCCTGTATAAAGGGTGCGGTTGAAAGCATCAACAACGGCGCAGATGTAGTAATTGATCTACCGACAGGGGCAGGTAAAACACTGGTGTATGCTCCTATCGTTGCTGACGTATCAGATAATGGGAGGAGTGCACTTGTTTTAACAGCAACGAAACAAGCACAGAGGCGTGTGAATTCTGAGATAAGACAGTTTCAGAGAAAATCGCAGCCAGTTCTCATCTATGGGATTCAGGAGTATGACTGCCCCGTTTTAGATTCAAAAGCTCAGAATTGGTGCTGTGGAGAGCTTAAGGAGGAACTCTGCAAACCAAAGGGTGTAGACTGCGCCGTAATCCAATCCGAAAAAAATTATAAAACCTCCAATCTGGTTGTCACGAATTTCTCAAAGTTTCTTTTGGCGTCAGCAAATAGGAAGTACGACATTATAGTTTTGGACGATTCCCACAGCTTTGAAAATACGAAGGAACAAGCATATCAGATCATCATACACTATGCGCCTGTTAGAATTTTCTATGAGGAAGGGATACAACAGCCATCACTCTCCGTCATGGTTCAGGGTTTCCTGAACCTTTTTAGCGAAATCTTCGAACGATGCGTGAATCCAGAAGACAAGGAAGGAATCATAACTATAGAGTACATAAAGCGTTTAGCAGAACTTGTCAACAGCAAGAATGAAGAACAACTTAAGCAAGAGATCATGAGGCTTTCAGAACCCAAGCGTTCAATGTGTTGGAGCATCTACTATTTCATACGAAGATGTAAGGAATCAAGCAAATACCAGTTCTATGTCAGAAAGGATTTTTATGATCCTCAAGATTGGGATTCGAGCGAACTAATCTCAAGAAGGGACGACATAGTTGAGTATATTATTCGTAACCGTTTCAATGACAGCAGAGTGATCTTTGTTACGGCGACACCCGGCGATGTGAATCTGCACGCTAATTCCTGCACTCTGAGAGACTACGATAGCATTAGACTTGAAATTGCACCTCCAAAGGACTCTCATTATCCAGAGATCGATAACTGGTTTCGAAAACTCGCAATTATAATAGTCGACAATATAGGCGACACTAGGCAACAGAGTTACTTTGAAAAAGCCATTGGTCTGACGACGGACATACTCGAGAACCGAAAAGAGAGGGCACTCGTGCTCTTTAAGAACTACAGGGACCAGAGATCGGCCTATAATATCCTCTCGAAGAAATTTCCTTCGGACAAGCTTTTTTTCATAGACGTTTCACTGCAGGATAGTGATGTAATTGAAGAGATAGCTAGCAAGAAGAAAATATCATTGGCTTCTGCTTCTTCGACCTTGTGGGAGGGAATCAACATCAAGAAGTTAGGTCTGGCTATCATAATCTCACCTCCATTCATTCGTCCGCACGTAGGCCATGCACTGAACTATCCATACTTCGAACGGAGAATGTTGATTCGGCTTCAACAAGGCATAGGCAGAATCATCAGAAGCCCTGCAGACTTTGGAGTCGCGGTATTAACAGACAACCGCTTCAAAAGATACATTAATAGACGCATGTTCAATCAGAAATTGCGTGAGCGAGTTGAGTTTCTGAAATCGGACAAAGTTGTCTCTAGAATCAACGATTTGTTCTCTCAATGGGGGGCATCGTAA